Within Lytechinus variegatus isolate NC3 chromosome 15, Lvar_3.0, whole genome shotgun sequence, the genomic segment ccccccgtagttacgccactggttacATTAATGTCGCCATTAGACATCGGTAACATTGTTTAAAAGCTTCGGgttataataaatatatatcctATTACAGGATTATTTCTTAGCGTTAACTGTTATTATAAGCACTGTATATTTCACCCACCACTAGTGCCATAAAATTGAAGTCTTAACTCTATAACTGTCCATGTTTTGTCAAAAGCGCTATAATTGTGTCATTCTGTAGGATACTTTTCATAGAATATGGCTCTGTCGCTATATACTCCCTGATTTAGAGTCAGGGGTGCCTCgcattttataatatttatgGGGGAGGACTGGGGACTATCTGTTTGGTTAGTATAAGGCTATCCACAATCATGACAACAGGCCATTTTCAttgtattgaaaaaacaatCGTCGAAAATTTCTCAAGCCCCCGGgagcccccaccccccaaaaaacatttTAGACTAGAACCGCGCCTAGAATGATGGGATAGTTTTCAGTCATGAATGATTTTAGAGAGATGCATACAGCTAgggtataaaagaaaacattataAAGGTataataggcctaataataAAGACGACACTAAAACGGATATAATGACCgaataaaaagggaagaaaataagataatagtttcaagttttatttcatttctcaacTCAATACAAGATAAGAAATAATTGCACAGATATAAAATGATAACCATCAAATGATGACCATACAAATAGAAGGCAAATATCAAggataataaataatgaagcAAAGTATTGAAAAGGAGATAAAATGGGAACATTTGAAAGCGGAAATGATGGGaaaacatataataataatttaaagatggaaagagattacagaaggaaggaagagaaaataTCAAGATAAAATTAAGAAAAGATAGACAAAAATGTATCAGGGAAAGGGGATAGAAATGAGAAAGTGaagcaaataaagaataaaaggtagataaagaaaaaaacctataaaataagaagaaagaaatgacaacaaataaaatataataacgTAAGTTGAGATGGCCTTAACAATAAAACCTGAAGAGAAATACGAAACAGAGAGAGGAAAAAACTTCTTTGTGACTGCGTTTATTCCATAAACATCATCAACCCATGAATACTCAGGGAATATGCATGTCTGaacaatacaataaaaaaaaactgacctCAATCAAAATACGTGTTCATTTGGTAAGAGTTTACATAATATCGGCTGATCTTTTTTTGGTCAGACACAATTTACACCAAAACCTTTTTAACCTAGAGTGTGGACTCTTGAGAAAAACTGGAATCTTTTCATCCTTGTACTTGGAAGTTGGAACCATATAGAAAATAGGGCTCCCCCAAAAAGGTTATTTGCGAGTTCAAGAACCCcaaatgatttgaaaaagaaCCTAACAAACGTTCTAAATTAAGTGGCTAAGGTAATATTTAGAACCTTGACAAGGTTCCAAATACGGGACAAGCATAGAACCCACTGAGAGTgtgcataatcatgataataggcTTACCATATTGACGGTTGAACAGATGAAGCCAGCTCAGAGAAGAGATAGAAAAAATATCTGATGTTGAACCTCGTTACGTTAATTGCTTATTTCTGAAGTGCTAGCTCGCAGAAAACATATCGTGGGTTTACTCGGACTCTTGATGATCTAAAACAAAAGCTTGAATATTCTCCGTCTCTGCATTCTGCTGAACTTTGTTTGTTGACTCAAAATGTGGGGATGGagtgaaaatgtcaaaaaattgtaACTGAATTCCCCAAAATGAAAGATTATTCcttcctacatgtatgataacGATCAATAATCTTCAGAAGCTGAGTACTCGATAAAACTGGAGCTATATACGCCCATCTTAAACAACCAATCAACGCAATTCGCGCATGCTCACTTGACCTAGGGGCGGTGATTCCCTTCATGATATAGATGAGCACCcctaactcttttttttaatcatcattgGTCCAATCAATATGGTAATGCTTTAAAATATTAACACGTTACCTTGGGGCGAATCCATAGTAACACGCTATCgtgttatttgtttatttcagcCAATCATTGATAGGtgattctgaaaattaatttgtgaTCTTGCGTAATtgttgaaagaaaagaaagtgtTCCAAGAGGTTCGATTTCAcaaatgtattttgatattcagggGCAAACtttaaataccccccccccccatttgaatGTTGACTGTCTTTGTCATGTACGTCTTACTTGGGTCCGCGCTGAGATAGAAAGGGCGTGGGCTAGTTTGAGCATGGGGACGTGCTCATCCTGGGGATATGGAACTTTAAAAGTGGCATGGCCGTGGGAGCACAACTTGGGGAGATGGAACTATAAAGCTTGGAAAATCACAGGGGGCGCGGAGcagttttgaaagtggggggggggggcgtatcatgcaaaaattacaatcagatggtcatttttatgtttctgtacagtgtttagaaaaaaagaagggctAGGGGGAGGCTAATTCAGCCCCCCGCCCCTCTTTCCCACTTTTGCGGCCCCTGAATCAGCCTAAACccctggaggggggggggtccacgtaTTATTAGTACCGATGTCGTTCAGTATTCATGCCGGTATTGTCTTGCAAGTCCGATGGGCCGATAGAGAATTATGACTCGGTCCGAAGCCAAGACCGACAAAATGTGACCTCGATGCCGGCCTCTACTACACCCCTGTCTGCTGTATATACACATCTCACAAAGGGGTGCAGAATGCATGGcttacgtttttttttgggggggggtggctgacTATGCAAAATACAGAATCACAATAAGATGGTCATTttaacgtttttgtacatggttttggaaaaaaaagtgtgagCTGAAGCCCAtccaataccccccccccgatcgtTTCTGCGGTCCCTTTATAATAATGAACCATGCTATTGCCATGGTGttaataattgaaattttagaACAGTTGGTGGCCTCAGTGGCCATGcttctaaattttgttttctagaaaaaatattcattcattcgaATAAACACTTACTATCTTTCATTTGCacaaaatttcacttttcattataaaaaagtatttgtaaaaaaagagtGCATATACCAGATTTGTTAAGTTAACAGAAGAAGGAGTAATACCCTAAAATCTTTCGCTGTTAGGAACGATTCCTCCCATGAATTTCCGTATTCCCGTGCCCAGGATATATTTCTTCTCTTcacaaaaaagacaaaagttGAATGTTGATTGCATTTAATTTCTTAAACATTTCCTTAGTTATTATTGATGCAGgtcatttcatgaataaatctACATTTATTTCGGCAAATATTTTGCCGAAATTGAATAATATTGTTGAAAACGTATAATGAGTATAATGCTGACGCTATATTTTCGTGGAAATGATGAACACCGTGATCGTAGAGAACCAAATATAATATGGTCATTTAAAAGCAgttagtgtagtaggtttcacggtacaccatgtatctttcttgggcaagtgttggtcctgaaaaggaccacccaatctcgacgttccgacaagtgtgttcttgtcgtcctaTAATCAAAAAAGTTCCCTGCATAACTATTTAAACCCCATCATTACATACGTGCATCTGTGTTTGTTGTCTTCAAAAAGTCAGAGTTTAAACTTAAACGAATTAATCAACTAATTCTAACTTTACAAacaattaattgattttctaaagCATATAAACCAATTTTGTGGCAATGTAGAATCAGTCAATCAACATTTCGCAGATTAAACCTAAATAATTAATGTGGTTCAGTTTCCTGTTCATTAATATGATTAATATACGTTTAGAGTATACAGCCTTTACTCCTTTGTTTTAGTTTGAATAATTGATGTATTTCACAAGGCTAATAATGCTTTCACATCTACCATGGTTTTTTACGGTTCTTATTGAATTGATTGTTTCAATTAGACCCTAATacatataataatgcattttaaaatgaaacGTCCTTTGCCAGTTTGTTGGGGGACGACTCTGCAATCAtactaatcatgctaatagTGTATCATGCCGTATCATCGCTGCCTTTGTGATATCAGATTTGAtggacatttttcataactctgttttttttctatgataTTTAAAAGGCCTGTTTGTTGGGGAGGTCATTGCCGCTTTCCAAGGTCCGGAAGTTTCAGCCGAATTTTGTCTGGGAActcttcaattcaatttcaaatcaaggtttattaaaaacacGAGTTGCAGCCAAATGGCTGAATTGGTCTGCACACAAAGCAAAAGCAATTAAAAGACTCATTAcgtatttcaaacattaaaaaagcagtacactctaaaaaatggaatcttatatcaacatttgaaaggttggaggagtgataaccttttccaaatgttacatccaactttgtataaagctaaatccaacattttaagtgttgggtagaaccatttaaagtggtaaatgcaacatttagaaaatgttgtcactcctccaacctttcaaaatgttgatttaacattccgttttttagagtgtataactTTGTAAAATATGACGTGAGAAATATGTGTATAGACAAGAATACCTAGGCAACGAAAAtttatacacatgtacataAGATAATGAGAAAAGGGtaaattaagaataaaaaacaaaataagtaagctgtaaaagatcaataaaaatatattgaaataaaagagtTTATTTCCTCTTAATTTGGTCTCATGGACTTTTTTGGGTGAAATTCTTAGGTAATTCGTTTAGCACCGAATTAACATCGGTAGGGGGTCACTGACGCTGAAGACAATCCTCTCCCTCGATTTTGGAAGAGGGGTGCtgtttttagaaaaaaacatcTCTCTAAAAAGGGTTCTCGCTCCTAGATGAAGGCGATTTTGCTcgaattcctttttttcatgGGTGCCGGCTATATATGCCGCGACCCCAGAAATTCTTGGGGTACTACGGGACCCCCAAAACACCCCTGATTCCCATCATGGCCCAATCCTTTCCCGACTGCACTTAGCACGTTTAAAAGTCATTCACGTATCTCCTTTATGACCTACAGGAGTCCAAGGCGTGaaattcagtttaaaaaaatcacgcgctcattcttttgttcaatttatttttaattcagtgTTCTGTACACATAATATTTCAGGATGATTATTTCTCATGTgttcttccttccttttccctcttttgtCTCCTTTTCCCACAATTACCTCCCTTTCTGTAATTTCTCTCACTTTTGTTATCTCTTTtacctttctctttctttcccctgtCTCATTTTTTAACTTCAACATCTTTCCCTTAGGGCCCTATCCCTTTTTCCGTTTTCCTTTTCTGTTTAAATTTTCCTGGCGATATTGAAATCCTACATGCCTGACCGTGGCCCCACCTATTACGCCTCTGATGACggatattttcttttatgacTTTTTTCCCTATTCTGTTGaaaattttctctttccatcATTTTCCAATTCAGTTTTCCCCTATGTAGCCTCTCAACTCATTCTATTATTCCCGGATTTTCCCCCAGGGGCGGCgatactgggggggggggatggggcaCAGTGCCCTCCgcttttgaagcactgaaaaagtGCCCTTCACGAATGTGTAATGTGCCCCTTTCACATGAAGAAGATCCGTTTCGGATGTTACACAGTGCTATTTCTCGTATCGTTCCAATTTTACGAAAAAATGCCCCCTAGTTCGATCTCAGACGTGTTTGGTACCCATTTCACCTGAGAAGAACCCGTTTTATGTATGAGCAAGTGCCCCTTTCCTTCTTGAAATTGCCCTTTGTCGTATCAGTGCCCTAATTGCCCAAGAAAGATGCCCCTCGCGAACGTGTTCTGTGTCCCTGTTATACGGGCCCGTTTTATGCCATTAGCAAGTGCCCCTTTTCTCTCTTGTAAGTGCCcattttacccaagaaaagtgccccttAACAAACACGTTCTGAGCCCCTTTCACGTGACCCTTTATGTGTGAAGGATcattacaaaaaagaaaacaatattttcatttttatatgttactacttaattagagaaaaaaaatgtaagtaaATAATCCTTCGTGCCAACGGTTATCATGTGAGTGGTGTAGAtaagcagtggcgtacagatcggggggggggggggctttggccCCCAAAAAGTATATAGGCAGTCAcaagtaatcatgaaaaaagagaaaaggaaagagagaagaatgaaattgtctactgaatattatgtcaaagtctattataaaatttgattattgttattaaaatttcaaaattatttcacGCTCGCCTTGCTCGCTTGCAGCTTCTTATGAATTTGTTTATATCTCGCTCAAAATGTTTGGCTCGATCATTACACCACTGTAGACAAAGTCATTTTTTCTTATACCCTTTTCGAAAGAAAAGGTGCCCTTTTTTCCTACCCcccttttgtttttgtctttcccGCCATCCGCGTTCCCATTCAAATTGCCATATCTTTTGATTGTGGTCCCCTAGTAATAGCTTCTTAAAGTTAATTGTTCTGATTTCCTTCCGTACTattatttccctttctcttttctttcttttcattttcatcccccccccggcccccggggcggatctacatgtagctttttCCAAGGAGGGGGTTGACCGAGAAATttgagacaagcaaaaaaaaatacgaaaGGGTTCACTATGGAGGttcgtgaaaaaaaaatacaagcaagaaaaaaaaagattcactataaaatgaaggtaattttggtTGGCTCCAACATTTAggtcattattattgtttttatttgtcagCCCAAGGGGGCGGGGTTAAACGGGGGTTCAACTCCTACCATTGTTATAAGTTCATGCCATATGCCGGCCGCGCCCCGATGCCGCACCGTTGGTTGCCTAACCACTCACTCAATTCAAGTcaggaggaaaaaaaaggttgtaaaaacgttttaaaactcctcgaaaatatgaaaaagacgGCTGCCATCGAAGTTTCTACGGTACGGTAGGCTTAGCTTTAGATCTCATTGAATTTGGCAGATATGAGCGATGTCAGTTTGTTaaatttgacttgcatttacTTTAAGTTTaggctattattattttagaatTTCTATCTAGGGGCCTACCTCAGACAGAGTCATACGACGGTTCGTATACCGGTAGGCAAATCTCCGCTCCACCTGTAATCCGTTCGGATGCAAGGAGGTGGAGCGGAGAGTACCTGAATGGTAGTGAAGTGTCGTGTAGCCTATATACGAACCATCGCCTGACGTATCTCTCATCATGACAATTGACAATCTTGGTGTTGATACTAAAATTCTGACGAGTAAAGTATGTTAGGCCCCCTATCAGTTTTTATACTAGTCTTCTCCCCTTTTCCTAgtcaataaatatatcaaaGTATCCGATCCTGTTAATCAATTGGTAGATCTTCAAAAGGTGTGATCAATTGCGACAATTGTAATTTCTTGTACCAGGCTTTAAGTTAAGAATGAcagttattttattttactattGAATATAGGCccttattgttttcttttatgcTGCAGGCCTCTGATGTGGcaggaaaaatgaagaaaccTTTGATCTGTTTCATCTCTCCACTGAGCAGACCAGCATCACAGCGCACTGGTATCAGAAAGAAACGCTTGATAGCAGGGACAAAGAAAGCTCCCTGCAAGCAAGGTACCGATCAACATCTCCATAAATCTGTGATCTCATTAAGTGACCATGATGTATCAGCACTGAAGTCTTCAGCAATGAAAACAGCTCATGCTTTCACGAAGACTGTGAAGTCCAGAAGAAAGGAACGAGCTTCTGACCTGAATCAAGATCAATGTGACAATATCCAAGAAAGTGCAAAGACATATAGAAGTACAAGAAAGAAATCTTCACCATTCTCTTCTGTAGCGTCAAAGTCACCTAGAATCCAGAAGCATCAACATGGCATGCTTTTTATATCTCCAGGCAAAAGATCACGATCTAAGAGCATTCATGGATTGGATGGGATTCATAGACGTCGTACAGTGTCCTTGACACCAGAAGACAAGAAGAAGCTGAGTAAGGTCATTGAGAAAAGGGTAAGAAAGCAAAGGAAATGTGGAAAGGATCAGAATGGTTCCACATCCGTAGGTGATCTTTCATTCTCTACAAGCGACCATGAGGCATCTTTCCCATCAAACGGGTCTTTCGTGATGGAAGTGCATGGATCTACTGAATCTTTGAAGCATCAAAACCAATTCTCCCGTCTCAACAGACTGAACAAGGTGAGTGATGAACCTACAGCTATGATCACCAGTAAGAAATCAATATCTATGAAAGATGCAGAATCAAATTTACCAGGAGTTCTGAAGAAAAGGAACAAGATGCCTTTTGTTTCACCTGAGAAGAGGTCACTATTTAAACCAAAACATGGTTCAGATAGAATCAGTCAAGGCCGTACAGTGTCTATGACAATTGTGGATATGAAGAAGTTTGACAAGGCCATCAAGAGTAGGGTAAAGAGAAAGATCAATGAAACCATAGACAGAGATGCCCAATCACTTGAGCTAGACATTTCAACTGACAATGATGTCTCTTGTTCATCTCCAAACAAGTCTGTGGGGATGAAAGTGGATGTCCGTGATTCCTTGTACAATCCGAAACAAGATGACTTTCTTCAAAGAATTGATGAAATGTATCTTGAAtctgatattaaaagaaagaagCCTTGTATGAAAATGTCTGagggatctacatgtagttcacatAGAATTCATAAGCAACAGAAAGGGATGTCATTTGTCTCACCTGAAAAAAAGTATAGGCAAACAGCATCGGTACCATctaaaggaaagaagaaaatacaaGAATCCATTAATTACAGTGGGACAAATATGAAGAAACATGACAAGATCAATGTTCAGACCAGACCAGACAATAGTTCATTAACTCCAAATGACTACGATGTCTCTAGATCGAGCGGTTCACCAGGGCTGGAAGCAGATAGTTTTTTGTCTGGTATAGCATACAAAACTAAAGATTCCACTCGAAATCTGAAACATGATCATCCTAGGAGTGAGGACAATGTGGATTTATATGTACAGGAACCAGAGCCAACTCTGCAGAATGAAGCAGTGTCACCCAAAGTTAAACAAAAGATGGAAGCTGTCACTCATCAATTTGGTTTTGAGATACAGAGAAAAAGTGGAAGAACTCCAAATTTGAACTTCAAGATATTGGATAAAATGTATGAGAGAAGATTCAACCCAAGCCAGAGAGataatcaagaaaagaaaagcagTGATCAAGAAAGATCTCGTGCTGATTTGAAGTTAAAGAGAATGGCTGAGAGGAGGTTCAACTCTACTGAAGACTGTCCTGAAGCAGTGGTGAACATGGACACAGTTGCCAGGATCAGAAGTTTTCAAAATGGACAGACAAACTCAAGGAGCTCCAGCCCACCCTCCATCCAGAGATGTGCTTTTGCTCGAGATATCATTGCTCCAGAATCAGATGACATGAGTGACAGTACTGTTGATGAAGCAGACAGGAGTCTGTTAGAGAAAGAAATCAGTAACTTCTTTGAGGGTAAGAGGGGGCAGGCTTGTCTTGATTTCAGAAAAGGTGCAATGACCTTTGATGTGACACCAAGCTGTGTCCGCCAAGACACCACGTCAGCAGGAAATGGGCCTGTCACCAGCACAGGACAAAATGTGCAAGACCTTGATGACGTCGTAGTCACCGATGACAGCAGCTGTAATACAACTCCAAATATCCTTCAAGAAGTGAAAGATAACCAGACATTACTCAAGAGTGCATCACCGGCAGTCCAAAATGATGCTTCAGCTTCGACTGAATATAACTTTGGCGAACACTTGCCTATTGATGTTGACACGGATGAACCCCTGAATGATGCATGTACACCCTACCAGCATTCAACTCCTACTGGTTCTAACCATCATCATGAAGCAAAACCAAAGATCACATCCAGCAATTCACCTGTACCCTGGGCTGCAATAGAATTGAATAAAGGAATGTTTGTGATGTATTGCCATGAGGAGACTGCACCGTGCATTCTCAAGGACCTTGAAGGTTACCCAAACATCATACAAAGGAGCAGTTTGACAATGACCTACCTCAGTGATAAATCCTTGGTGAAAGTGCAAGGAATGGTGCTTCTGGAAGAACACAGATTGATCAGACCAGATAAAGTTCCAATAAAAGAAGGTAGGTAGTCCAATATTTTCCCTTCTGAGCGATTGAGTTTATGTTTGACCATTTTGTGAAGGAAGTATTTTACTGTAAAGGTATTTGTGTAAAGAGCAAATCA encodes:
- the LOC121429029 gene encoding uncharacterized protein LOC121429029, with protein sequence MKKTAAIEVSTASDVAGKMKKPLICFISPLSRPASQRTGIRKKRLIAGTKKAPCKQGTDQHLHKSVISLSDHDVSALKSSAMKTAHAFTKTVKSRRKERASDLNQDQCDNIQESAKTYRSTRKKSSPFSSVASKSPRIQKHQHGMLFISPGKRSRSKSIHGLDGIHRRRTVSLTPEDKKKLSKVIEKRVRKQRKCGKDQNGSTSVGDLSFSTSDHEASFPSNGSFVMEVHGSTESLKHQNQFSRLNRLNKVSDEPTAMITSKKSISMKDAESNLPGVLKKRNKMPFVSPEKRSLFKPKHGSDRISQGRTVSMTIVDMKKFDKAIKSRVKRKINETIDRDAQSLELDISTDNDVSCSSPNKSVGMKVDVRDSLYNPKQDDFLQRIDEMYLESDIKRKKPCMKMSEGSTCSSHRIHKQQKGMSFVSPEKKYRQTASVPSKGKKKIQESINYSGTNMKKHDKINVQTRPDNSSLTPNDYDVSRSSGSPGLEADSFLSGIAYKTKDSTRNLKHDHPRSEDNVDLYVQEPEPTLQNEAVSPKVKQKMEAVTHQFGFEIQRKSGRTPNLNFKILDKMYERRFNPSQRDNQEKKSSDQERSRADLKLKRMAERRFNSTEDCPEAVVNMDTVARIRSFQNGQTNSRSSSPPSIQRCAFARDIIAPESDDMSDSTVDEADRSLLEKEISNFFEGKRGQACLDFRKGAMTFDVTPSCVRQDTTSAGNGPVTSTGQNVQDLDDVVVTDDSSCNTTPNILQEVKDNQTLLKSASPAVQNDASASTEYNFGEHLPIDVDTDEPLNDACTPYQHSTPTGSNHHHEAKPKITSSNSPVPWAAIELNKGMFVMYCHEETAPCILKDLEGYPNIIQRSSLTMTYLSDKSLVKVQGMVLLEEHRLIRPDKVPIKEDKAEKREKRSKT